A genomic region of Janthinobacterium lividum contains the following coding sequences:
- a CDS encoding LysR family transcriptional regulator produces the protein MLEIRHLRTLSALRSSGSLVRAAQLLNLTQSALSHQIRLLEERYQAPLFERKSMPIAFTATGSRLLALADKLLPEIELAERDVARLSQGDKGQLRVALECHTCFDWLMPVMDAFRQRWPEVEIDLVSGFHSEPADLLRSGEADLVIGSPYGPDFTVFPLFRFEMLVVMAQKHRLQAQRRLVAADFTGETLITYPVPEERIDLIREVLRPAGIQFERRMAELTVAVLQLVASRRGIAALPNWAIKNYVDYDYVVARPVGEHGLWSDLYVSVPDHLQDKAYVRDFVSVIREQCAASLDGIKLLS, from the coding sequence ATGCTAGAAATCCGCCACCTGCGCACCCTGAGTGCCCTGCGTTCGTCCGGCAGCCTGGTGCGCGCCGCGCAGCTGCTCAACCTGACCCAGTCGGCCCTGTCGCACCAGATCCGTTTGCTGGAAGAGCGCTACCAGGCGCCCCTGTTCGAGCGCAAGTCGATGCCGATCGCCTTTACGGCCACGGGCAGCCGTCTCTTGGCCCTGGCGGACAAGCTGCTGCCCGAGATCGAACTGGCCGAGCGCGACGTGGCGCGCCTGTCGCAAGGCGACAAGGGGCAGTTGCGCGTGGCGCTCGAATGCCATACCTGTTTCGATTGGCTCATGCCCGTGATGGATGCGTTTCGCCAGCGCTGGCCGGAGGTGGAAATCGACCTGGTCTCCGGCTTTCACAGCGAACCGGCGGACTTGCTGCGCTCGGGCGAGGCGGACCTCGTGATCGGTTCGCCATATGGCCCCGATTTCACCGTGTTTCCCCTGTTCCGCTTTGAAATGCTGGTGGTGATGGCGCAGAAGCACCGGCTGCAGGCGCAGCGCCGGCTGGTGGCGGCCGACTTTACGGGCGAGACCCTGATCACCTATCCCGTGCCGGAAGAGCGTATCGACCTGATCCGCGAAGTGCTGCGGCCGGCCGGCATCCAGTTTGAACGCCGCATGGCGGAATTGACGGTCGCCGTGCTGCAACTGGTGGCGAGCCGGCGCGGCATCGCCGCGTTGCCGAACTGGGCTATCAAGAATTATGTCGATTACGATTATGTGGTGGCGCGCCCGGTGGGCGAGCACGGCTTGTGGAGCGACCTGTATGTCTCCGTGCCTGATCATCTGCAGGACAAGGCGTATGTGCGCGATTTCGTCAGCGTGATACGCGAGCAGTGCGCGGCCTCGCTGGACGGTATCAAGTTGTTGTCCTGA
- the phaP gene encoding TIGR01841 family phasin (Members of this family are phasins (small proteins associated with inclusions such as PHA granules). Note that several different families of phasins have been named PhaP despite very little sequence similarity to each other.) — protein MFSFSEQWALAGKALVEAQLISAQAYAQAAVDSGASVLDLQIDAARAALAAATVAGNQLLSVKDPQALLELSRTQSQLAIERIGAYGRQAKDVAQETQEKFDTVTKGEFAASRQKFGELVQVVKQTPVPLIIPFNNFLKTTFGGADEGYDKNKNTRPARQA, from the coding sequence ATGTTTTCATTTTCCGAGCAATGGGCACTGGCCGGCAAGGCCCTGGTGGAAGCACAATTGATCAGCGCGCAAGCGTATGCCCAGGCCGCTGTCGACAGCGGCGCCAGCGTGCTGGACTTGCAGATCGATGCGGCCCGCGCGGCGCTGGCCGCCGCTACGGTGGCGGGCAATCAGCTGCTGTCCGTGAAGGATCCGCAAGCGCTGCTGGAACTGTCGCGCACGCAGTCGCAACTGGCCATTGAACGCATCGGTGCATATGGCCGCCAGGCAAAGGATGTTGCCCAAGAAACCCAGGAGAAATTCGACACTGTGACAAAGGGTGAGTTTGCTGCATCGCGTCAAAAATTTGGCGAGCTGGTGCAGGTGGTAAAGCAAACGCCTGTGCCCCTGATTATTCCCTTCAATAATTTTCTAAAAACCACTTTCGGCGGCGCCGATGAAGGGTATGATAAAAATAAAAATACGCGTCCTGCTCGCCAGGCGTAA
- a CDS encoding acetyl-CoA C-acetyltransferase, giving the protein MDDVVIVAAGRTAVGKFGGSLAKIPASELGAHVIKGLLAQTGIDPNLIGEAILGQVLTAAVGQNAARQAVIKAGLPSSIPAFTINKVCGSGLKATHLAAQAIKCGDANIIIAGGQENMSASPHAMNGSRDGFRMGDFKMIDTMIVDGLWDVYNQYHMGITAENVAKKYEVTRAEQDEFALQSQLKAEAAQKAGKFKDEILPLEIANKKGTVVFDSDEYIKPGSTLESLAGLRPAFAKDGTVTAGNASGLNDGAAAVIMMSASQAKELGLKPLARIKAYASSGLDPAVMGMGPVSASRLCLKKAGWTHEELDLMEINEAFAAQAIAVNKEMGWDTSKINVNGGAIAIGHPIGASGARILVTLIHEMIRRDAKKGLAALCIGGGMGVALAIERD; this is encoded by the coding sequence ATGGATGATGTCGTAATCGTGGCCGCCGGCCGTACCGCAGTCGGCAAATTCGGTGGCAGTCTGGCCAAGATTCCTGCGTCCGAACTGGGCGCGCATGTAATCAAGGGCTTGCTGGCACAAACCGGCATCGACCCGAACCTGATCGGCGAAGCGATCCTGGGCCAGGTGCTGACGGCTGCCGTCGGCCAGAACGCCGCGCGCCAGGCCGTCATCAAGGCTGGCCTGCCCAGCTCGATCCCGGCATTCACCATCAACAAGGTATGCGGCAGCGGCCTGAAGGCCACGCACCTGGCGGCGCAAGCGATCAAGTGCGGCGACGCCAACATCATCATCGCCGGCGGCCAGGAAAACATGAGCGCCTCGCCGCACGCGATGAACGGCTCGCGCGACGGTTTCCGCATGGGCGACTTCAAGATGATCGACACCATGATCGTCGACGGCCTGTGGGACGTGTACAACCAGTACCACATGGGCATCACGGCGGAAAACGTCGCCAAGAAATACGAAGTGACGCGCGCCGAGCAGGATGAATTCGCGCTGCAGTCGCAACTGAAAGCGGAAGCGGCGCAAAAAGCGGGCAAGTTCAAGGATGAAATCCTGCCGCTGGAAATCGCCAATAAAAAAGGCACCGTGGTCTTCGACAGCGACGAATACATCAAGCCCGGTTCGACCCTGGAATCGCTGGCCGGCCTGCGCCCCGCGTTCGCCAAGGATGGCACCGTCACGGCCGGCAACGCGTCCGGCCTGAACGACGGCGCCGCCGCCGTGATCATGATGTCGGCCTCGCAAGCGAAAGAACTGGGCTTGAAGCCGCTGGCGCGCATCAAGGCCTACGCTTCGTCGGGTCTGGACCCGGCCGTCATGGGCATGGGCCCCGTCTCCGCATCGCGCCTGTGCCTGAAAAAAGCCGGCTGGACGCATGAAGAGCTGGACCTGATGGAAATCAACGAAGCGTTTGCCGCGCAAGCGATTGCCGTCAACAAGGAAATGGGCTGGGATACCAGCAAGATCAACGTGAACGGCGGCGCGATTGCCATCGGCCACCCGATCGGCGCGTCCGGCGCGCGCATCCTGGTCACCCTGATCCACGAAATGATCCGCCGCGACGCCAAGAAAGGCCTGGCCGCATTGTGCATCGGCGGCGGCATGGGTGTCGCCCTCGCAATTGAGCGTGATTAA
- the phbB gene encoding acetoacetyl-CoA reductase, with translation MARVALVTGGMGGLGEAVCFKLAALGYRVVTTYSPGNPKVAEWLASTKDMGYDFKAYPCDVADYDSAAACVAAVEAEIGPVDVLVNNAGITRDMTFKKMDKPNWDAVMGTNLDSVFNMTKPVCDGMVERGWGRIINISSVNGQKGAFGQTNYSAAKAGMHGFTKSLALEVARKNVTVNTISPGYIGTKMVMAIPQEVLDSKIIPQIPMARLGKPEEVAGLVAYLASDEAAFVTGANISINGGQHMS, from the coding sequence ATGGCAAGAGTTGCATTGGTAACTGGTGGCATGGGTGGTCTGGGCGAAGCGGTGTGTTTCAAGCTGGCCGCGCTCGGCTATCGCGTGGTGACCACATATTCCCCAGGCAATCCGAAGGTCGCGGAATGGCTGGCGTCGACCAAAGACATGGGTTACGACTTCAAGGCATATCCGTGCGACGTGGCCGACTACGATTCGGCGGCTGCCTGCGTGGCGGCCGTGGAAGCGGAAATCGGTCCTGTCGACGTGCTGGTGAATAACGCCGGCATCACGCGCGACATGACGTTCAAGAAGATGGACAAGCCGAACTGGGATGCCGTGATGGGCACCAACCTCGATTCCGTCTTCAACATGACCAAGCCCGTCTGCGACGGCATGGTGGAACGCGGCTGGGGCCGCATCATCAATATCTCGTCCGTGAATGGCCAGAAGGGCGCCTTCGGCCAGACCAACTATTCGGCCGCGAAAGCCGGCATGCATGGTTTCACCAAGTCGCTGGCGCTGGAAGTGGCGCGCAAGAACGTCACCGTCAACACCATCTCGCCAGGCTACATCGGCACCAAGATGGTCATGGCGATTCCGCAGGAAGTGCTCGACAGCAAAATCATCCCGCAAATTCCGATGGCGCGCCTGGGCAAGCCGGAAGAAGTGGCCGGCCTGGTCGCTTACCTGGCTTCCGATGAAGCCGCGTTCGTCACGGGCGCCAACATCTCGATCAACGGCGGCCAGCACATGTCGTAA
- a CDS encoding LysE family translocator, which produces MSDSTFLMYLLALAGAFLLPGPDMALVLATGAARGVATALVTALGIAGARAVHVALSGAGLAALMVTHPQALQWVKWAGAAYLLYLALRLLQSALSTQTAQEAAAPSTAHGARASLVRGFLTNLLNPKALLFCSMFLPQFVAGSEQVGMQYLRLGAVLVLVGLLFDALYAVLAARLARRLRGKPSPYGKFVLPTVFVLLAGRLVLG; this is translated from the coding sequence ATGTCCGATTCTACCTTCCTGATGTACCTGCTGGCACTGGCTGGCGCCTTTTTATTACCGGGCCCCGACATGGCGCTGGTGCTGGCGACGGGCGCCGCGCGCGGCGTGGCCACGGCGCTGGTGACGGCCCTCGGTATCGCCGGCGCGCGCGCCGTGCACGTGGCGCTGTCGGGCGCGGGTCTGGCGGCATTGATGGTGACGCATCCGCAAGCCTTGCAATGGGTCAAATGGGCGGGCGCCGCCTACCTGCTGTACCTGGCGCTGCGCCTGCTGCAGTCGGCCCTGTCGACCCAAACGGCGCAGGAAGCAGCCGCTCCCTCCACGGCGCATGGCGCCCGCGCCAGCCTGGTGCGCGGCTTCCTGACGAATCTGCTCAATCCGAAGGCACTGCTGTTTTGCAGCATGTTCCTGCCGCAATTCGTCGCCGGCAGCGAGCAGGTCGGCATGCAATACCTGCGCCTGGGTGCCGTCCTGGTGCTGGTCGGCCTGCTGTTCGACGCCCTGTACGCCGTGCTGGCCGCGCGCCTGGCGCGCCGCCTGCGCGGTAAACCTTCGCCTTACGGCAAGTTCGTGCTGCCCACCGTCTTCGTCTTGCTGGCCGGGCGGCTGGTGCTGGGCTGA
- a CDS encoding Lrp/AsnC family transcriptional regulator: MKIPEVSLDATDLQILRLLQDEGRLSNARLAERLKLSETPVWRRLRRLEEEGFITGYQALLNRKKLGIGLVAFVRVVFANHGGEQPSQFEQAIATIPEILSCHNVAGEADYFLQVVARDLEAYGEFVSTVLRRLPGVAEIQSSLSMREIKSSNRLPLLLA, from the coding sequence ATGAAAATTCCAGAAGTTAGCCTCGACGCCACCGATTTGCAGATACTCAGGTTGTTGCAGGATGAAGGACGGCTGTCGAATGCGCGCCTGGCCGAGCGCTTGAAGCTCAGCGAAACCCCCGTCTGGCGCCGTCTGCGCCGCCTGGAAGAGGAAGGTTTTATTACCGGCTACCAGGCTTTGCTCAACCGCAAGAAGCTGGGCATCGGCCTGGTCGCGTTCGTCCGGGTCGTGTTTGCCAACCATGGCGGCGAGCAGCCGTCGCAGTTCGAGCAAGCCATCGCGACGATTCCCGAAATCTTGTCGTGCCACAATGTGGCGGGCGAAGCCGATTATTTCCTGCAAGTGGTGGCGCGCGACCTGGAAGCATATGGCGAATTCGTCTCGACCGTGCTGCGCCGCCTGCCGGGCGTGGCGGAAATCCAGTCCAGCCTGTCGATGCGCGAAATCAAGTCGTCGAACCGCCTGCCCTTGCTGCTGGCCTGA
- the pip gene encoding prolyl aminopeptidase, which yields MPDSLSPLFPALTPNRHGMLAVDDIHTIYWEECGNPDGIPVLFLHGGPGAGLSPQHRRFFDPQRYRVILFDQRGAGKSTPLGEWRNNTTQLLIADIERLRAQFGIGQWLVFGGSWGSTLALAYGQAHPEACLGFVLRGIFLCTQAEIDWFIDGVRWFYPELYEEFAAPIPAEERGDLLAAYVKRILSSDPAVYWPAARAWSRFEGRRVYLMPQPEDAPNDALDLGVGRLESHYMANLGFFEEDQLIRNIGRIAHLPAVIVQGRYDAICPPLSAYRLQQAWPGAQLEMIPDAGHGALEHGIASALVRATERFVPGRGFA from the coding sequence ATGCCAGACTCCCTGTCGCCCCTGTTTCCCGCCCTGACGCCGAACCGGCACGGCATGCTGGCGGTCGATGACATCCACACCATTTATTGGGAAGAGTGCGGCAACCCCGACGGCATTCCCGTGCTGTTCCTGCACGGCGGGCCCGGCGCGGGCCTGTCGCCGCAGCACCGCCGCTTCTTCGATCCGCAGCGCTACCGCGTGATCCTGTTCGACCAGCGCGGCGCGGGCAAGTCCACGCCGCTGGGCGAATGGCGCAACAACACGACGCAGCTGCTGATCGCCGATATCGAACGCCTGCGCGCCCAGTTCGGCATCGGCCAATGGCTGGTGTTTGGCGGCTCCTGGGGCTCGACCCTGGCGCTGGCGTATGGCCAGGCGCATCCGGAGGCTTGCCTCGGTTTCGTGCTGCGTGGCATTTTCCTGTGCACGCAGGCGGAAATCGACTGGTTCATCGACGGCGTGCGCTGGTTCTATCCGGAACTGTACGAGGAATTCGCCGCGCCCATCCCGGCAGAGGAACGGGGCGACTTGCTGGCCGCCTACGTGAAACGCATCCTCAGCAGCGACCCGGCCGTGTACTGGCCGGCCGCGCGCGCCTGGAGCCGCTTCGAAGGGCGCCGCGTGTACCTGATGCCGCAACCGGAAGATGCGCCGAACGATGCGCTGGACCTGGGCGTGGGCCGGCTCGAATCGCATTACATGGCCAACCTCGGTTTCTTCGAGGAAGACCAGCTGATCCGCAACATCGGGCGCATCGCGCATTTGCCGGCCGTCATCGTGCAAGGGCGCTACGACGCCATCTGCCCGCCGCTGTCGGCCTACCGTTTGCAGCAAGCCTGGCCCGGCGCACAGCTGGAAATGATCCCGGACGCGGGCCATGGCGCGCTCGAGCACGGTATCGCTTCGGCGCTGGTGCGCGCCACCGAGCGCTTCGTGCCGGGGCGCGGCTTCGCATGA
- a CDS encoding DUF2721 domain-containing protein, with protein sequence MNIQIGDIGHIIQLAIAPVFLLTGIGTMLVVLTNRLGRIIDRTRVLEDRLDIGYNDFYMDELDTLYRRTHLINYSISLSTACGFFVCVIIAMLFLGDILNLTLDKYIAAFFVLAVICLIGCFIYLLREIYLAATAQRIRRHIRPPR encoded by the coding sequence ATGAACATACAGATCGGCGACATCGGCCATATCATCCAGCTGGCGATTGCGCCGGTTTTCCTGTTGACCGGTATCGGTACCATGCTGGTGGTGCTGACCAACCGCCTGGGCCGCATCATCGACCGCACGCGCGTGCTGGAAGACCGGCTCGACATCGGCTACAACGATTTCTATATGGATGAGCTAGATACCTTGTATCGGCGTACCCATCTGATCAACTATTCGATTTCGCTGAGCACGGCGTGCGGTTTCTTCGTCTGCGTCATCATCGCCATGCTGTTTTTGGGCGATATTCTGAACCTGACCCTGGACAAATACATCGCGGCCTTCTTTGTGCTGGCCGTGATTTGCCTGATCGGCTGTTTTATTTATTTACTGCGCGAAATTTATCTGGCCGCGACGGCCCAGCGCATCCGGCGCCATATCCGCCCGCCCCGTTAA
- a CDS encoding SRPBCC family protein: MTRLFLCLLMLCAVPATAQAQATRLDRLKVDVKRIEIDGQRMYEVDASGSVQAPPASVWKTLTTYERMHEFVPDLSSCRVLSRNGNEVIIEQQGMARFLFMNHPIHLVVRATETPFTAIDIALISGDMRHYESRWNLYPIPETGGTRIVFSSRLMPGFYVPGMLGTTMIRGDIERMMAAVLTRIDSQYADKSG, encoded by the coding sequence ATGACGCGACTCTTCCTTTGCCTGCTGATGCTGTGCGCCGTCCCCGCGACCGCGCAGGCACAGGCGACACGCCTGGACAGGCTGAAGGTCGACGTCAAGCGCATCGAGATCGACGGGCAGCGCATGTATGAAGTCGATGCCAGCGGCAGCGTGCAGGCGCCACCGGCCTCCGTCTGGAAGACCCTGACGACGTACGAGCGCATGCATGAATTCGTGCCCGACCTCAGCTCCTGCCGCGTGCTGTCGCGCAACGGCAATGAAGTCATCATCGAGCAGCAGGGCATGGCGCGCTTCCTGTTCATGAACCACCCCATCCACCTGGTGGTGCGGGCCACGGAAACACCGTTCACGGCCATCGACATCGCCCTGATCTCGGGCGACATGCGGCATTACGAATCGCGCTGGAATCTGTACCCCATCCCCGAGACGGGCGGCACGCGCATCGTCTTTTCCAGCCGGCTGATGCCGGGCTTCTACGTGCCCGGCATGCTGGGCACGACCATGATACGCGGCGATATCGAGCGCATGATGGCCGCCGTGCTCACCCGCATCGACAGCCAGTACGCCGATAAATCCGGATAA
- a CDS encoding NADPH-dependent 2,4-dienoyl-CoA reductase, with the protein MTAYPHLLAPLDLGFTSLRNRVIMGSMHTGLEDRFYHYGKLAAFYRERARGGVGLIVTGGISPNRQGWLLPFGGTLNFLGDVPNHRKVTRAVHEEGGKIVMQILHAGRYGYQPFVVSASAKKSPISPFRPRPLSERGIERTICDYVRCARLAQKAGYDGIEVMGSEGYLLNQFLCARTNLRQDRWGGSIENRMRLPVDIVRRIRAAVGPNFIIMYRHSLLDLVEGGNTWDDVVTVAKALEHAGVTILNTGFGWHEARVPTIVTSVPRAAFASVAGRLRREVNIPVVASNRINMPHEANAILERGDCDLVSMARPFLADPFFVAKAAAGRADEINTCIGCNQACLDHTFANKRASCLVNPRACHETELVYAKKAVPRRVAVVGAGPAGLSAACVAAECGHEVSLFDGSDSVGGQFKVAMQIPGKEEFTETIRYFARRLALLEVKLHLGQRVTREQLLAGGYDDVIVATGIKVRLPAIPGIDHPKVLSYLDVLQSKKPVGARVAIIGAGGIGFDVGEYLLHDPAHPLPQPVATWAGEWGVDLDAATGGGLVPPVAPHPVRQIFLLQRKTSKVGAGLGKTSGWVHRAALARNGVAMLAGVSYDKIDEQGLHITVGGEQRLLAVDNVVICAGQDSLTELMPPADKDGKPLAAGGPRFHKIGGAALAAELDAKRAIREGAELAASL; encoded by the coding sequence ATGACTGCCTATCCCCATCTGCTGGCCCCGCTCGACCTGGGTTTTACCTCTTTGCGCAACAGAGTCATCATGGGGTCCATGCACACGGGCCTGGAAGACCGCTTTTACCATTATGGCAAGCTGGCCGCGTTTTACCGCGAACGGGCGCGCGGTGGCGTGGGGCTGATCGTCACGGGCGGCATCTCGCCGAATCGCCAGGGATGGCTGCTGCCGTTCGGCGGCACGCTCAATTTCCTCGGCGACGTGCCGAATCACCGCAAGGTGACGCGCGCCGTGCACGAGGAGGGCGGCAAGATCGTCATGCAGATACTGCATGCGGGCCGCTATGGCTACCAGCCGTTCGTCGTCTCGGCGTCGGCGAAGAAATCGCCGATCTCGCCATTCCGGCCCCGTCCCCTGAGCGAACGGGGCATCGAACGCACTATCTGCGACTACGTGCGCTGCGCGCGCCTGGCGCAAAAGGCCGGCTATGACGGCATCGAAGTGATGGGCAGCGAGGGCTACCTGTTGAACCAATTCCTGTGCGCGCGCACGAATCTGCGCCAGGACCGCTGGGGCGGCAGCATCGAGAACCGCATGCGCCTGCCCGTGGACATCGTGCGCCGCATCCGCGCCGCCGTCGGCCCCAACTTCATCATCATGTACCGCCATTCGCTGCTCGACCTGGTCGAGGGCGGCAATACCTGGGACGACGTGGTGACGGTGGCCAAGGCCCTGGAACACGCCGGCGTGACCATTCTGAATACGGGTTTCGGCTGGCATGAGGCCAGAGTCCCCACTATCGTCACGTCCGTGCCGCGCGCCGCCTTCGCTTCCGTGGCGGGCCGGCTGCGCCGCGAAGTCAATATCCCCGTGGTGGCGTCGAACCGCATCAACATGCCGCACGAAGCGAACGCCATCCTGGAACGCGGTGACTGCGACCTGGTATCGATGGCGCGGCCTTTCCTGGCCGACCCGTTTTTTGTCGCCAAGGCCGCCGCAGGCCGCGCCGACGAAATCAATACCTGCATCGGCTGCAACCAGGCGTGCCTGGACCATACGTTTGCCAACAAGCGCGCCAGTTGCCTCGTCAACCCGCGCGCCTGCCATGAAACGGAACTCGTCTACGCGAAAAAGGCCGTGCCGCGCCGGGTGGCCGTCGTCGGCGCCGGCCCGGCCGGCCTGTCCGCCGCCTGCGTGGCGGCCGAATGCGGGCACGAGGTGAGCCTGTTCGACGGCAGCGACAGTGTCGGCGGCCAGTTCAAGGTGGCCATGCAGATACCTGGCAAGGAAGAATTTACGGAAACCATCCGTTATTTTGCGCGCCGGCTGGCGCTGCTGGAAGTCAAGCTGCACCTGGGCCAGCGCGTGACGCGCGAGCAATTGCTGGCGGGCGGCTATGACGACGTCATCGTCGCCACCGGCATCAAGGTGCGCCTGCCGGCCATTCCCGGCATCGACCATCCGAAGGTGCTGTCGTATCTGGATGTGCTACAGAGCAAGAAGCCCGTGGGTGCGCGCGTGGCCATCATCGGCGCGGGCGGCATCGGCTTCGACGTGGGTGAATACCTGCTGCACGACCCGGCGCATCCGCTGCCCCAGCCTGTGGCCACCTGGGCGGGCGAGTGGGGCGTGGACCTGGACGCGGCCACCGGCGGCGGCCTGGTGCCGCCCGTGGCGCCGCATCCCGTGCGGCAAATCTTCCTGTTGCAGCGCAAGACCTCGAAAGTGGGGGCGGGACTGGGCAAGACGTCGGGCTGGGTGCACCGCGCGGCACTGGCGAGAAACGGCGTGGCCATGCTGGCCGGCGTGAGCTACGACAAGATCGACGAGCAGGGCTTGCACATCACGGTGGGCGGAGAGCAGCGCCTGCTGGCGGTGGACAACGTGGTCATCTGCGCGGGCCAGGACAGCTTGACGGAACTCATGCCGCCCGCCGACAAGGATGGCAAGCCGCTGGCGGCGGGCGGCCCTCGTTTCCATAAGATCGGCGGCGCCGCGCTGGCGGCCGAACTCGACGCCAAGCGGGCGATACGGGAAGGCGCGGAGCTGGCCGCCAGTTTATAA
- the ybaL gene encoding YbaL family putative K(+) efflux transporter — protein MPHDISLITTIAAALGFGLIFGFIAARLKLPALVGYLAAGIIIGPATPGFVADAEIAGQLAEIGVMLMMFGVGLHFSIEDLWDVRKIALPGAILQIGVATAMGMGLAHWWGWTLGGGLIFGLALSVASTVVLLRALEERGILDSLNGRIAVGWLVVEDLVTVLVLVLLPAFAGVLGGKVAPDAEAVSLWQTLAITLGQVAGFIVFMLVVGRKLFPWILWQVARTGSRELFTLCVIAAAVGIAYASTKLFGVSFALGAFFAGMVLRESELSHRAAEESLPLRDAFAVLFFVSVGMLFEPNILIEKPLQVLAVCAIIIFGKSIAAFLLVMALRYPPKTAIIVSASLAQIGEFSFILAALGLSLGLMPQEGQSLILAGAILSIALNPLVFSMAKPLLRVMSNSDFARKFERTTDPLAELPMTVPQEKLSGQIVLVGYGRVGRRIAAALMERGIHFVVAEENREIVDQLRKQGIPAVAGNAGEPAVLIQAHITHATMLVIATPDTFHVRAMIETARALNPSIMTVVRTHSEEEAELLRAENAGKVFIGEHELANGMAEHVLQSFDAAKKGHGH, from the coding sequence ATGCCCCATGACATCAGCCTGATCACCACCATCGCCGCCGCCCTCGGGTTCGGCCTCATCTTCGGCTTCATCGCCGCGCGCCTGAAACTGCCGGCCCTGGTCGGCTACTTGGCCGCCGGCATCATCATCGGACCGGCCACGCCCGGTTTTGTCGCGGATGCGGAAATAGCCGGACAATTGGCGGAAATCGGGGTGATGCTGATGATGTTCGGTGTCGGCCTGCACTTTTCCATCGAAGATTTATGGGACGTGCGCAAGATCGCGCTGCCTGGCGCCATCCTGCAGATCGGCGTCGCCACGGCGATGGGCATGGGCCTGGCCCACTGGTGGGGCTGGACCCTCGGTGGCGGACTGATCTTCGGCCTGGCCCTGTCCGTGGCCAGTACCGTGGTGCTGCTGCGCGCGCTGGAAGAACGGGGCATCCTCGACTCCCTGAATGGGCGCATCGCCGTCGGCTGGCTGGTGGTGGAAGACCTCGTCACCGTGCTGGTGCTCGTGCTGCTGCCGGCGTTTGCCGGCGTGTTGGGTGGCAAGGTGGCACCAGATGCCGAGGCTGTCAGCCTGTGGCAAACCCTGGCCATTACCCTGGGGCAAGTAGCCGGCTTCATCGTCTTCATGCTGGTGGTCGGCCGCAAGCTGTTCCCGTGGATTTTGTGGCAGGTGGCGCGCACCGGTTCGCGCGAGCTGTTCACCCTGTGCGTGATCGCCGCCGCCGTCGGCATCGCCTATGCGTCGACCAAGCTGTTCGGCGTGTCCTTCGCGCTGGGCGCCTTCTTCGCCGGCATGGTGCTGCGCGAATCCGAACTCAGCCACCGCGCCGCGGAAGAGTCGCTGCCCCTGCGCGACGCGTTTGCCGTGCTGTTCTTCGTTTCCGTCGGCATGCTGTTCGAGCCGAACATCCTCATCGAGAAGCCCCTGCAAGTGCTGGCCGTGTGCGCCATCATTATCTTCGGCAAGTCGATCGCCGCCTTCCTGCTCGTGATGGCGCTGCGCTATCCGCCGAAAACGGCCATCATCGTCTCGGCCAGCCTGGCGCAGATCGGTGAATTCTCGTTCATCCTGGCCGCCCTGGGCCTGTCGCTGGGCCTGATGCCACAGGAAGGCCAAAGCCTGATCCTGGCCGGCGCCATCCTGTCGATTGCCCTCAACCCGCTCGTGTTCAGCATGGCCAAGCCGTTGCTGCGCGTGATGAGCAACAGCGATTTCGCGCGCAAGTTCGAACGCACCACCGACCCGCTGGCCGAGCTGCCGATGACGGTGCCGCAGGAAAAACTGTCGGGCCAGATCGTCCTGGTCGGCTATGGCCGCGTGGGCCGGCGCATCGCCGCCGCCCTGATGGAACGGGGCATCCACTTCGTCGTGGCCGAGGAAAACCGCGAAATCGTCGACCAGCTGCGCAAGCAGGGTATCCCGGCCGTGGCCGGCAATGCGGGCGAACCGGCCGTGCTGATCCAGGCGCACATCACGCACGCCACCATGCTCGTCATCGCCACGCCCGATACCTTCCACGTGCGCGCCATGATCGAGACGGCGCGCGCGCTGAACCCCTCCATCATGACGGTGGTGCGCACGCACAGCGAGGAAGAGGCGGAATTGCTGCGCGCGGAAAACGCGGGCAAGGTGTTTATCGGCGAGCACGAGCTGGCGAATGGCATGGCCGAGCACGTGCTGCAGAGTTTTGATGCGGCGAAGAAGGGGCATGGCCATTAA